A genomic window from Helicobacter suis HS1 includes:
- a CDS encoding cyclophilin-like fold protein, whose product MGQQSLHATLEDNSATRALIAKMPFTVRMQNLYGRELVHRLGARALPTGKLRHDACKVGDLIYWPPQGSLVILYKQNGEIFERQQLGHIEQDVSTLGRIKDIEVTFSVEP is encoded by the coding sequence ATGGGTCAGCAAAGCTTACACGCCACACTAGAGGATAACTCCGCTACCCGTGCCTTAATTGCTAAAATGCCCTTTACAGTGCGCATGCAAAATCTATATGGCCGGGAACTAGTCCATCGCTTAGGGGCTAGGGCTTTGCCTACAGGAAAGTTACGCCATGATGCTTGCAAGGTAGGCGATTTGATTTATTGGCCACCTCAAGGAAGTTTAGTGATTTTATACAAGCAAAATGGCGAGATTTTTGAGCGCCAGCAACTAGGGCACATTGAGCAAGATGTGTCTACACTAGGGAGAATAAAAGATATTGAAGTAACTTTTAGTGTGGAACCGTGA
- a CDS encoding nickel-dependent hydrogenase large subunit, translating into MAKKIIVDPITRIEGHLRIEVVVDDHNVITDAFSSSTLFRGLETIIKNRDPRDAGFIAQRICGVCTYSHYKAGVSAVEDALGIVPPLNAQLVRSMMNIALLLHDHVVHFYTLHGLDWCDLLSALKADPKKASQIAFHYSDYPLGTGADELKEVQKRVGDFAKQGALGPFNNGYYGHATYHFSPEQNLIVLSHYLKLLAIQREAAKMTAIFGAKQPHPQSLTVGGITSVMDVLDPTRLGEWKSKFETVKDFVERAYYADIVMAAGSFNKEQSVLKGCGLKNFIAHEEILLSKGKYLLSSGVVLNGDLNTLHKIDEKLIKEEVTHSWYQYEGKEIQLHPYDGQTNPHYTGFKDGQSVGMDGKMVNSKVLDTQNKYSWIKSPRYNGLPMEVGPLASLVVGLAAKNPHTTKVAQQFLKDTHLPIEAIFSTLGRTAARCLESKILVENGLQTLNSLVENLKSDQSTCAPYYIDKNKEYQGRYIGQVPRGMLSHWVRIKNGVVANYQAVVPSTWNGGARDSKGQKGPYEMSLIGTKIANLTQPLEIIRTIHSFDPCIACSVHMIDTQGTDLGDFKVEPSFLRGAHGRV; encoded by the coding sequence ATGGCTAAAAAAATCATTGTTGATCCAATCACCCGTATTGAGGGGCATTTGCGTATTGAGGTGGTGGTAGACGATCATAATGTAATCACCGATGCCTTCTCTTCCTCCACGCTTTTTAGAGGCCTTGAAACCATCATTAAAAACCGCGATCCACGCGATGCGGGTTTCATTGCCCAGCGTATTTGTGGGGTTTGTACTTACTCACACTATAAGGCTGGGGTGAGTGCGGTAGAAGACGCTCTGGGCATTGTGCCCCCTTTGAATGCACAACTAGTTAGAAGCATGATGAATATCGCGCTACTACTCCATGACCATGTGGTACATTTCTATACCCTGCATGGCCTAGATTGGTGCGATCTACTCAGCGCTCTAAAGGCCGATCCTAAAAAAGCCAGCCAAATAGCTTTCCACTATAGCGATTATCCTTTAGGCACAGGAGCAGACGAGCTTAAAGAGGTGCAAAAACGGGTGGGTGATTTTGCTAAACAGGGCGCACTTGGGCCCTTTAATAATGGCTATTATGGGCATGCTACTTATCACTTTAGCCCCGAGCAAAACCTCATCGTGCTTTCTCACTATTTAAAACTTTTGGCTATCCAAAGAGAAGCGGCTAAAATGACGGCTATTTTTGGGGCCAAACAACCCCACCCGCAAAGTTTAACCGTGGGCGGAATCACCTCTGTAATGGATGTGCTAGATCCAACTAGACTTGGTGAGTGGAAAAGCAAGTTTGAAACGGTTAAGGATTTTGTAGAACGGGCTTATTATGCAGATATTGTCATGGCAGCGGGTAGTTTTAATAAAGAGCAAAGTGTGCTAAAGGGTTGTGGGCTTAAAAATTTTATCGCCCATGAAGAAATCCTCTTGAGCAAAGGCAAGTATCTTTTAAGCTCGGGGGTGGTGCTTAATGGCGATTTGAATACACTCCATAAAATTGATGAGAAATTGATCAAAGAGGAGGTAACCCATTCGTGGTATCAATATGAGGGTAAAGAAATCCAGTTACACCCCTATGATGGCCAAACTAACCCGCACTACACCGGTTTTAAAGACGGGCAAAGTGTGGGCATGGACGGTAAAATGGTAAATAGCAAGGTGCTTGATACGCAAAATAAATACTCTTGGATCAAATCCCCCCGCTATAACGGCCTACCTATGGAAGTGGGGCCTTTAGCCTCTTTAGTAGTGGGTTTAGCGGCTAAAAATCCCCACACCACTAAAGTCGCCCAGCAGTTTTTAAAAGACACCCATCTTCCCATAGAGGCCATTTTTAGCACGCTAGGGCGTACAGCCGCGCGTTGTTTGGAATCTAAAATTTTGGTAGAAAATGGCCTACAAACCCTTAATTCTCTAGTAGAAAATCTCAAATCTGATCAAAGCACATGCGCGCCCTATTACATTGATAAAAACAAGGAATACCAGGGGCGCTATATCGGGCAAGTGCCCCGCGGCATGCTAAGCCACTGGGTGCGCATTAAAAACGGGGTAGTGGCTAATTATCAAGCGGTCGTACCCTCTACTTGGAATGGAGGCGCTAGAGATAGCAAAGGCCAAAAGGGACCATATGAAATGAGTTTGATTGGCACTAAAATTGCTAATCTCACTCAGCCCCTAGAGATTATCCGCACTATCCACTCTTTTGATCCATGCATTGCCTGCTCAGTACACATGATAGATACACAGGGCACAGATTTAGGCGATTTTAAAGTTGAACCTAGTTTTTTAAGGGGAGCCCATGGCAGAGTCTGA
- the cybH gene encoding Ni/Fe-hydrogenase, b-type cytochrome subunit, which produces MAESEYHAVKEFSGLVRLFHWGRALAIFLLLPTGFYIAYPFLQPSASVYHDMYFLQAYIRSFHEMLGFFLIALSLFRFYLFFFDKKSRNERASIRYVGRLSAWIDQLKVYFWIGKPKHAKSTYNPLQFVAYFGLCVLLVIISLSGIVLYYNVYHNGLGEILGHSFKWFEVLCGGLSNVRYIHHLATWGILLFIPIHVYMVFYNSVKFPNGGADSIISGIRYVKD; this is translated from the coding sequence ATGGCAGAGTCTGAATACCACGCAGTAAAAGAATTTTCTGGTTTAGTGCGCTTGTTTCACTGGGGACGGGCTTTGGCGATCTTTTTGCTCTTGCCCACAGGATTTTACATTGCCTACCCCTTTTTACAACCCAGCGCTAGTGTTTATCACGATATGTATTTTTTACAGGCCTATATCCGTAGTTTCCATGAGATGTTAGGCTTTTTCCTCATCGCCCTATCCCTCTTTCGCTTTTACCTCTTTTTCTTTGATAAAAAAAGCCGGAATGAGCGCGCTTCTATCCGGTATGTGGGGCGTCTTAGTGCATGGATTGATCAACTTAAAGTGTACTTTTGGATTGGTAAACCCAAACACGCTAAGAGTACTTATAACCCCTTGCAATTTGTGGCCTACTTTGGTTTGTGTGTGCTACTTGTCATTATTTCTTTAAGCGGCATTGTACTTTATTATAATGTCTATCATAATGGCTTAGGCGAAATACTTGGACATAGCTTTAAATGGTTTGAAGTGCTTTGTGGCGGGCTTTCTAATGTGCGTTATATCCACCATTTAGCCACATGGGGGATTTTGCTTTTTATCCCTATCCATGTTTATATGGTATTTTACAATTCAGTCAAATTCCCAAATGGGGGCGCGGATTCTATCATCTCTGGTATCCGCTATGTGAAAGATTGA
- a CDS encoding HyaD/HybD family hydrogenase maturation endopeptidase has protein sequence MDLKILVLGIGNILLGDEGVGVHLCHFLKHNYHFNPPIDCLDGGTLAQALIPFIVEYERVLLLDCVDVKDAQVGEVFCFDFNDLPENISWAGSAHEVEMLQTLKLTALVGDLPPTTIIGLIPSLALETTFELSNALLKGTQIALQKALEILKSWGVQAQLKPKPLDLQELAYLSYKL, from the coding sequence ATTGATCTGAAAATTTTAGTTCTTGGCATTGGCAATATTTTACTAGGCGATGAGGGGGTGGGGGTGCATTTATGCCATTTTTTAAAACATAACTATCATTTTAATCCTCCCATTGATTGCCTTGATGGCGGTACGCTTGCCCAAGCGCTTATCCCTTTTATTGTGGAGTATGAGCGCGTACTTCTTTTAGACTGCGTAGATGTTAAAGACGCGCAAGTAGGCGAGGTGTTTTGTTTTGATTTTAATGATCTCCCTGAAAATATTTCTTGGGCGGGTAGTGCACACGAGGTAGAGATGCTGCAGACCCTTAAACTCACCGCCCTTGTAGGAGATCTGCCCCCCACAACCATTATTGGCCTCATACCTTCTCTAGCCCTAGAAACCACCTTTGAGCTCTCAAATGCCCTTCTTAAAGGAACGCAGATCGCTTTGCAAAAAGCTTTAGAAATTTTAAAAAGCTGGGGCGTACAAGCACAATTAAAGCCTAAGCCTTTGGATTTGCAAGAGTTAGCCTATTTGTCTTATAAATTATGA
- a CDS encoding RNA-guided endonuclease InsQ/TnpB family protein, with product MLIAYKQKLYNSSKNKQIDRLLRLYGICYNHCIALHKRYYRLYKKHLNFYTLKKHITKLKRTARFAFLKTLGSQTLQELVGRIDKAYKKFFKKQGRPPRFKKVANYQSFTFSQCGYKIQDNIISFNGYRFKFVKTYDLAGKPKTLTIKRDNLGDYFLCLVCETEDNLKPAGGNSVGLDFGLKTFLTCSNGTQIPSPLFFSKFLPLIRACSRSLSKKKRGSHNRLKARLKLARLHRKVQNLRKDFFYKIANSLAKQYATIFIEDLNLKGMVKLWGRKINDLAFGEFVAILERKTQVVKIDRFYPSSKTCSNCGALKEDLSLKDRFFHCPSCGFSLDRDLNASINIHRVGASTLGGEAVRPA from the coding sequence ATGCTCATCGCCTACAAGCAGAAACTCTACAATTCAAGCAAGAACAAGCAGATAGACAGACTCTTGCGTCTTTATGGCATTTGCTACAATCATTGTATCGCTTTGCATAAGCGGTATTATAGGCTCTATAAGAAGCACTTGAATTTCTACACTTTGAAAAAGCACATCACCAAGCTAAAGAGAACAGCACGCTTTGCTTTTTTGAAAACTCTAGGCTCTCAAACCTTGCAAGAGCTAGTAGGGAGGATAGACAAGGCTTATAAAAAGTTTTTTAAGAAACAAGGCAGACCGCCTAGATTTAAAAAGGTGGCCAACTATCAGTCTTTCACATTTTCACAATGTGGTTATAAAATCCAAGACAACATTATCTCTTTTAATGGCTATCGCTTTAAGTTTGTCAAAACCTACGACCTTGCAGGCAAACCCAAGACCTTAACCATTAAAAGAGATAATCTAGGCGATTATTTCTTGTGCTTGGTGTGCGAAACAGAGGATAACCTTAAGCCCGCAGGCGGTAACAGCGTGGGGCTTGACTTTGGGTTAAAAACTTTTCTCACATGCTCTAATGGCACACAAATCCCATCGCCTTTATTTTTCTCTAAATTCTTGCCTTTGATCCGTGCTTGCTCTCGCTCCCTATCCAAAAAGAAAAGAGGCAGTCATAACCGCCTAAAGGCTAGGCTAAAACTTGCTAGATTGCACCGCAAAGTCCAAAATCTTAGAAAAGACTTTTTCTACAAGATTGCTAATAGCCTAGCCAAACAATACGCCACTATTTTCATTGAAGATTTGAACCTGAAGGGTATGGTTAAACTTTGGGGGCGCAAGATTAATGATTTGGCTTTTGGTGAGTTTGTGGCTATCTTGGAGAGAAAAACCCAAGTGGTTAAGATTGATAGATTCTATCCTAGCTCTAAAACTTGTTCTAATTGTGGAGCACTCAAAGAGGATTTAAGCCTAAAAGATAGGTTTTTTCATTGCCCTTCTTGTGGCTTTTCTTTGGATAGAGATTTGAACGCAAGTATAAATATTCATAGAGTGGGGGCATCCACTCTTGGAGGAGAAGCTGTAAGACCCGCCTAG
- a CDS encoding sulfite exporter TauE/SafE family protein — protein sequence MIVLENSEALVLCVVGVLTGITAGFFGIGGGEVVVPAAIFAGFSYNHAVGISLAQMLCSSLVGSVINYKKGLLNLQEGIFAACGGLIGAILGGFLLKVIDDRILMGVFVVVVCYTFIEYAFGRKERHYQNAHFYMHAKKAPLKIPIIHWHLSKTHAILVLAGLITGIFSIPLGMGGGILMVPFLGYFLKYDTQKIVPLGLFFVIFSSLSGVISLAHSGVLNSHALQAGLITGLGALVGVGIGIKLILLANERVHKILLLCIYALSTLATLYKLITG from the coding sequence ATGATAGTACTTGAAAACTCAGAAGCCCTTGTTTTATGTGTAGTGGGGGTGCTAACCGGTATTACAGCCGGATTTTTTGGCATTGGTGGGGGCGAAGTTGTGGTACCTGCTGCTATCTTTGCAGGTTTTAGTTATAACCATGCCGTTGGGATTTCACTCGCTCAAATGCTTTGTTCTTCTTTAGTAGGCTCGGTGATTAACTATAAAAAAGGTTTGTTAAATTTACAAGAGGGTATTTTTGCGGCTTGTGGGGGATTAATAGGGGCAATCTTGGGAGGCTTTTTATTAAAAGTGATAGATGATCGCATACTCATGGGTGTGTTTGTAGTGGTGGTGTGCTATACCTTTATTGAATATGCTTTTGGGCGCAAAGAAAGGCATTATCAAAACGCACACTTTTACATGCACGCAAAAAAAGCCCCTCTAAAAATCCCTATTATCCATTGGCATTTGAGTAAGACACATGCTATTTTAGTCCTAGCAGGTTTAATTACAGGAATTTTTTCTATTCCACTGGGCATGGGTGGGGGGATTTTAATGGTGCCCTTCTTAGGCTATTTTTTAAAATACGATACACAAAAGATTGTACCTTTGGGTTTGTTCTTTGTGATCTTTTCCTCGCTCTCAGGGGTGATTTCTTTAGCCCACTCCGGCGTACTAAATAGCCACGCTTTACAAGCAGGATTAATCACCGGATTAGGCGCACTAGTAGGTGTTGGCATTGGGATTAAACTGATTTTATTAGCTAATGAAAGAGTCCATAAAATTTTATTACTCTGCATTTATGCGCTCAGTACTTTAGCCACGCTTTATAAACTCATTACAGGCTAA
- a CDS encoding CpaF/VirB11 family protein: MLAQLTTHKVLKAQIARFIPYLESGISELISNTEQELWLYKLDGSRHKIHDNTFSKEFLLHFCEQLGNYRHLSFNLQTPTLNCSIPFTRYRVSANHFSITTNNQISLNIRIPTSQKFPLEAFIIAPNCPYGYGDLKNMVKEGYNILISGGTASGKTSLLNALLEYIPRQSRVVSVEDSQELDLSGFENHVGLLVGKNEQTPFSYENALNMAMRMRPDCLMVGEIDTRNALLFLRLANTGHKGMLSTLHANSISQVLEAIALNIEMGHKAKFDLRVVEKYFKSAVDVLIQVCKIQKQHHIQEIVLTKDLISL; encoded by the coding sequence GTGTTAGCTCAACTCACCACCCATAAAGTTTTAAAAGCCCAGATTGCCCGTTTTATCCCTTATTTAGAAAGTGGTATTAGCGAACTAATTAGCAATACAGAGCAAGAACTGTGGCTTTATAAACTAGATGGATCACGCCATAAAATCCATGACAACACCTTTAGTAAAGAGTTTTTATTACATTTTTGTGAGCAACTAGGCAATTACCGCCATTTATCTTTTAATTTGCAAACCCCTACCCTTAACTGTTCTATTCCCTTTACCCGCTATAGAGTGAGTGCTAATCACTTTAGTATTACCACTAATAACCAAATCAGTTTAAATATCCGTATCCCAACCTCCCAAAAATTCCCTTTAGAAGCTTTTATCATCGCGCCAAATTGCCCTTATGGTTATGGCGATCTTAAAAATATGGTGAAAGAGGGGTATAACATTCTAATTAGTGGCGGTACAGCTAGTGGCAAGACTAGTTTACTCAACGCACTTTTAGAATACATTCCTAGGCAAAGTCGGGTTGTGAGTGTAGAGGATAGTCAAGAACTAGATTTAAGCGGGTTTGAAAACCATGTAGGGCTTTTAGTGGGCAAGAATGAACAAACTCCCTTTAGCTATGAAAACGCCCTTAACATGGCCATGCGCATGCGCCCTGATTGTCTTATGGTTGGTGAGATTGATACTAGAAACGCGCTTTTATTCTTGCGTTTAGCCAACACAGGGCATAAGGGCATGTTAAGTACTTTGCATGCTAATAGCATATCTCAAGTTTTAGAGGCTATTGCACTTAATATTGAAATGGGGCATAAGGCTAAATTTGATCTAAGAGTTGTGGAAAAGTATTTTAAAAGCGCGGTTGATGTACTGATACAAGTTTGTAAAATCCAAAAACAGCACCATATCCAAGAAATTGTTTTGACTAAGGATTTAATTAGCCTGTAA
- the kdsB gene encoding 3-deoxy-manno-octulosonate cytidylyltransferase: MIIIPARLESSRFKRKLLVPLGGVPMLVATARNAQKVDEVVVACDDVLLLKACEDFKIKAILTSVNHTSGTDRCAQACMLLNLPPETPVVNLQGDEPFLEPEIIAILLEESKNTPFMHTCIKTITPQEALDPNLVKVVLGANKQALYFSRAVIPYNRDDSFVEFLGHIGIYGFRAHTLLEFCALQKSPLEEIEKLEQLRALYHHKIITTSHVQTNSIGIDTPEDLKKALNRVSSTHHP; this comes from the coding sequence ATGATTATTATTCCTGCTAGATTAGAATCTAGCCGTTTTAAAAGAAAACTTCTTGTGCCACTTGGCGGGGTTCCTATGCTGGTGGCTACAGCCCGTAACGCCCAAAAGGTAGATGAGGTGGTGGTTGCATGCGATGATGTGTTACTATTAAAAGCCTGTGAAGATTTTAAGATCAAGGCTATTTTAACAAGTGTGAATCACACTAGTGGCACAGATAGATGCGCGCAAGCCTGCATGCTTTTAAATCTACCTCCAGAAACGCCGGTAGTTAATTTACAAGGCGATGAACCTTTTTTAGAACCAGAAATCATCGCTATTCTCTTAGAAGAATCTAAAAACACGCCCTTCATGCACACATGCATTAAAACAATCACCCCTCAAGAAGCCCTTGATCCTAATTTAGTTAAAGTAGTGCTAGGTGCAAATAAACAAGCTTTATATTTTTCCCGTGCTGTTATTCCTTATAATCGCGATGACTCTTTTGTAGAATTTCTAGGGCATATTGGCATTTATGGCTTTAGAGCCCATACACTTTTAGAATTTTGTGCTCTTCAAAAAAGCCCCTTAGAAGAGATTGAAAAACTCGAACAACTCCGTGCTCTCTACCACCATAAGATCATCACAACTAGCCATGTACAAACAAATAGCATAGGCATTGACACCCCAGAAGATTTAAAAAAAGCGCTTAACCGTGTTAGCTCAACTCACCACCCATAA
- a CDS encoding thioredoxin family protein, with protein MLLFIFKERVYLQTLSSQDYQNKIAKGAVVINVGAHWCPDCRRIEPIMEVLEKEYSGVVFFKVDFDKSTDLKETLGIKRIPTLIFYKNGVEVGSRLVEPSSKAEIEKSLKVLL; from the coding sequence ATGCTCTTATTTATTTTTAAAGAAAGGGTTTATTTGCAAACACTAAGTAGCCAAGATTATCAAAACAAGATAGCTAAGGGAGCGGTTGTGATTAATGTGGGTGCGCATTGGTGTCCGGATTGTCGCAGGATTGAGCCGATTATGGAAGTTTTAGAAAAGGAATATTCAGGGGTGGTGTTTTTTAAAGTGGATTTTGATAAAAGCACAGATTTAAAAGAGACGCTAGGCATTAAGCGTATCCCTACACTTATTTTTTATAAAAATGGGGTAGAAGTGGGTAGTAGGCTAGTAGAGCCTAGTAGTAAAGCAGAGATTGAAAAATCTTTAAAAGTATTGCTGTAA
- a CDS encoding L-serine ammonia-lyase, protein MPSSNQSITAIFKIGIGPSSSHTIGPMDACARFCALLYKQGLIEQVNRVRVILHGSLALTGKGHLTDLACIVGLSGVSAREVRLEQREVILKQAIQDHKILLAQKKEIDFSLQEDILFDSKTLPLHENGMEVQAFNAHQKLLVQEIYYSTGGGFIYTQEELQHKKNSTTQDCHTPFDFASAKELENLCEKHHTHIAGIVEMHENALFKENYARTYCLEIYQTMLACYQSGISSSEKSLPGYIGMASLAPKIYTRLIQSHNKADPLSLVDYITLYARAVSEENARGHKVVTAPTNGACGVVPAVLLYCHQHIKPLETEQIVDFLLTCAAIGYLYKRNGSLSGAEAGCQAEVGTASSMAAAGFAFVMGGSVEQVLSAAEITMEHHLGLTCDPVGGLVQIPCIERNVVGAIKAVSSARLALEDGYQAKVSLDDVISTMYEVGKSLDPKYRETSLGGLATHVHIPRC, encoded by the coding sequence ATGCCCTCTTCTAACCAATCAATCACTGCGATATTTAAAATTGGCATTGGTCCTAGTTCTTCCCACACCATTGGACCTATGGATGCCTGTGCGCGTTTTTGTGCTCTTTTATACAAACAAGGTTTGATAGAACAAGTTAATCGCGTGCGTGTGATTTTACATGGCTCGCTTGCTCTTACCGGTAAGGGGCATTTGACAGATTTAGCTTGTATTGTAGGTTTAAGTGGTGTGAGTGCTAGAGAAGTACGGCTAGAACAAAGAGAGGTTATTTTAAAACAAGCTATCCAAGATCATAAAATCCTTTTAGCCCAAAAAAAAGAGATCGATTTTTCTTTACAAGAGGATATTCTCTTTGATTCTAAAACCCTACCCTTGCATGAAAATGGCATGGAAGTACAAGCCTTTAATGCCCACCAAAAATTATTAGTTCAAGAGATTTATTACTCCACCGGCGGGGGATTTATCTACACACAAGAGGAATTACAACACAAAAAAAATAGTACTACACAAGATTGCCACACTCCCTTTGACTTTGCCAGTGCTAAAGAGCTAGAAAATTTATGTGAGAAACACCATACCCACATTGCCGGTATTGTAGAGATGCATGAGAATGCCCTGTTTAAAGAAAATTATGCCCGTACTTATTGTTTAGAAATTTATCAGACCATGCTAGCTTGTTATCAGAGTGGGATTTCTTCTAGTGAAAAAAGCTTGCCCGGTTATATTGGCATGGCTTCTTTAGCCCCTAAAATTTACACACGCCTAATCCAATCGCATAATAAAGCCGATCCTTTAAGCCTAGTAGATTACATTACACTCTATGCGCGAGCGGTGAGTGAGGAAAATGCCAGAGGGCATAAAGTGGTTACCGCTCCTACTAATGGGGCTTGTGGGGTGGTGCCTGCGGTGTTACTTTATTGCCACCAGCACATTAAACCTTTAGAAACCGAACAAATTGTAGATTTTTTACTCACCTGTGCAGCCATTGGCTATTTATATAAAAGAAATGGCTCACTAAGCGGGGCTGAGGCGGGGTGTCAGGCTGAGGTGGGGACTGCTTCTTCTATGGCTGCAGCTGGGTTTGCTTTTGTAATGGGCGGAAGTGTAGAACAAGTTTTAAGCGCGGCTGAAATTACCATGGAACACCATTTGGGTTTAACTTGTGATCCGGTAGGTGGTTTGGTACAAATCCCTTGCATTGAGCGTAATGTAGTAGGGGCGATTAAAGCGGTGTCTTCTGCGCGTTTAGCACTTGAAGATGGCTATCAGGCTAAAGTAAGCTTAGATGATGTGATTTCAACCATGTATGAGGTGGGTAAATCTTTAGACCCTAAATACCGCGAAACCTCTTTAGGTGGCTTAGCTACCCATGTGCATATTCCAAGATGTTAG
- a CDS encoding aromatic amino acid transport family protein, producing the protein MLYQRQFMDDPRKSLNLFDIRWMWSMFGTAIGAGILFLPIRAGEHGFWPVVVMALLSFPMTWLSHRALARFVNAIGNEDITHAATHLGRKVGFFITLMYFFALYPICLAYGVGITNTVDSFFSNQLGLHYFENNRFFLAEHLITGMIFVMIFNTTVVTRISNALVYPLALILLVFSLYLIPYWKTSMLTDIPTFKGFFAALWFTLPVLIFSFNHSAIISTFAQAVEKHYGELKHYKTNQIELLNTSLLLFFVMFFVFSCILCLEPADLIKAREQNIPILSYFANTLNNPIIGYAGPIVAFLAIITSFFGHYYGAKEGLKGLVVQIFTKDKLNTKRHKTIDIWITLFLWISIIGVSYTNPSILGFIESLGGPALAAVTFILPIVAMYALPSMKEFRSPLADIFIFLTGVLTVLNAIIEIVFK; encoded by the coding sequence ATCTTATATCAAAGGCAATTCATGGACGATCCGCGTAAATCTCTTAATCTTTTTGACATCCGCTGGATGTGGTCCATGTTTGGTACAGCCATTGGGGCTGGAATCTTATTTTTACCCATTAGAGCCGGCGAACACGGGTTTTGGCCTGTGGTGGTGATGGCGCTTTTGAGTTTTCCGATGACTTGGTTAAGCCATAGAGCCTTAGCGCGCTTTGTAAATGCAATTGGCAATGAGGATATTACCCATGCCGCCACACATTTAGGTAGAAAAGTTGGTTTTTTTATCACGCTTATGTATTTCTTTGCGCTTTATCCTATTTGTTTAGCTTATGGGGTGGGGATTACAAATACCGTTGATTCTTTTTTTAGTAACCAATTAGGCCTGCATTATTTTGAAAATAACCGCTTTTTTTTAGCCGAGCACCTCATCACTGGCATGATTTTTGTCATGATTTTTAATACTACTGTGGTTACCCGTATCTCTAATGCTTTAGTCTACCCTCTAGCTTTAATTTTATTGGTATTTTCTCTCTATCTTATTCCTTACTGGAAAACCTCCATGCTCACAGATATTCCTACCTTTAAAGGGTTTTTTGCAGCTCTATGGTTTACCTTGCCTGTTTTGATTTTCTCTTTTAATCACAGCGCCATTATCTCCACTTTTGCCCAAGCGGTAGAAAAACATTACGGCGAACTCAAACACTATAAGACAAACCAAATTGAATTACTCAACACCTCACTTTTACTATTCTTTGTCATGTTCTTTGTCTTTTCTTGTATTCTTTGTTTAGAACCAGCCGACCTAATCAAGGCTAGAGAACAAAATATCCCCATATTAAGTTATTTTGCCAACACTTTAAATAACCCCATTATCGGCTATGCGGGGCCTATTGTGGCCTTTTTAGCCATCATTACTTCTTTTTTTGGGCATTATTATGGGGCTAAGGAAGGTTTAAAAGGCTTAGTGGTGCAAATTTTTACTAAAGATAAACTCAATACCAAACGGCATAAAACCATTGATATTTGGATCACTTTATTTTTATGGATAAGCATTATTGGCGTATCTTATACCAACCCTAGTATTTTAGGTTTTATTGAAAGCTTGGGGGGACCGGCTTTAGCCGCTGTTACTTTTATTTTACCCATTGTGGCGATGTATGCTCTGCCTTCTATGAAAGAATTTAGAAGCCCTTTAGCCGATATTTTTATTTTCTTAACCGGCGTGTTAACCGTTTTAAATGCTATTATTGAGATTGTTTTTAAATAA